A portion of the Candidatus Brocadia sp. genome contains these proteins:
- a CDS encoding lipid A biosynthesis protein, with product MTNLATHINAWIILGFIGQFLFGSRFFVQWIVSEKRGESIIPEVFWYLSMAGSAILLTYAIYRRDPVFIMGQCSGLFIYVRNIMLIYKKKRILATAAGKGFGLRKTFTE from the coding sequence ATGACTAATCTTGCAACACATATTAACGCATGGATTATCCTGGGTTTTATTGGACAATTTTTGTTTGGATCAAGGTTTTTCGTACAATGGATTGTTTCTGAAAAGCGCGGCGAAAGTATCATCCCCGAGGTGTTCTGGTATCTGAGCATGGCGGGAAGTGCAATATTATTAACGTATGCAATTTATCGACGTGATCCTGTTTTTATCATGGGACAATGTTCGGGGCTTTTTATCTATGTACGCAATATTATGTTAATCTACAAAAAGAAAAGAATACTGGCTACGGCTGCAGGTAAGGGATTTGGATTACGAAAGACTTTTACAGAATAA
- a CDS encoding glycosyltransferase, with translation MNPDISIVIPVYNEVDNIEPLGRSIINKMRGKNYEVIFVNDGSTDGSTGKLNAWCASHTNFRTIHFKKNAGQTAAMDAGFKHAAGKYVVSMDADMQNDPADIPKLLEKLDTYDMVCGWRQKRNDPWIKRISSKVANFIRNKLSQEDIKDTGCSLKAYRKECFNRIKLYNGMHRFLPTLFKMEGFTVAEIVVNHYPRKFGKSKYGISNRAFRAFIDLLVVRWMKKRKLNYEVNND, from the coding sequence GTGAATCCGGATATTTCCATTGTTATTCCCGTATATAACGAGGTCGATAACATTGAACCTCTCGGTCGTTCTATCATCAATAAAATGCGGGGTAAAAACTATGAAGTAATCTTTGTGAATGACGGCAGCACTGATGGTAGTACGGGGAAATTAAATGCGTGGTGTGCTAGCCATACAAACTTCCGTACAATTCATTTCAAGAAGAATGCCGGTCAAACGGCAGCCATGGACGCCGGCTTTAAACATGCAGCAGGGAAATATGTGGTTTCCATGGATGCAGATATGCAGAACGACCCTGCGGATATTCCGAAATTGCTTGAAAAACTCGACACTTATGATATGGTATGCGGGTGGAGACAGAAGAGGAACGACCCGTGGATCAAACGCATCTCTTCCAAAGTAGCGAACTTTATCAGAAACAAACTTTCACAGGAAGATATTAAAGATACGGGGTGTTCCCTGAAGGCATATCGGAAGGAATGTTTCAATCGAATCAAGTTATATAATGGCATGCATCGGTTTTTACCAACCCTGTTTAAAATGGAAGGTTTTACGGTTGCGGAAATTGTGGTAAACCACTATCCGAGGAAGTTTGGAAAATCGAAGTATGGTATATCGAACAGGGCATTCAGGGCATTTATAGATCTGCTGGTCGTACGATGGATGAAAAAACGTAAACTGAATTATGAGGTAAATAATGACTAA
- a CDS encoding sigma-54-dependent Fis family transcriptional regulator codes for MSKRPNILFTDDEDTFRNIMAKELTRMGYNVTCCANGPETLRNMQERDFDVVILDMNMPMMNGIEILKKVKEMESTTEVIVLTGQGSIENAVQAIKLGAYDYLTKQCRLSELDALLQKALEKRQLNRENAHLRRLVKSVRETPVMIGNSIAMNAVYKMIDKVAPSDSIVLIQGESGTGKELIAQTLHLRSTRANKPFVVVNCATLQETLLESELFGHTKGAFTGATESRMGLFEAADGGTLFLDEIGELTVNTQAKLLRVVQSGEVRRIGDNKAITVDTRIIAATHKNLATEVKNGRFREDLYFRLNVITLSLPSLRERREDIPLLINYFLENFCRDMPKKKILPEALTAMTQYTWPGNVRELENTMERLVVLAEGENIAIEDLPENIRGISSSRNAIEGTEGTLSDVEKKYILKVLHEKRWNKTLAAEALGISLKTLYNKLKVYNIDL; via the coding sequence ATGAGTAAAAGACCTAACATCCTATTTACAGACGATGAAGACACGTTCCGGAACATTATGGCAAAGGAACTCACCCGCATGGGATATAACGTGACCTGCTGTGCTAACGGGCCAGAGACTCTAAGGAATATGCAGGAGCGTGATTTTGACGTGGTTATACTGGACATGAATATGCCCATGATGAACGGAATTGAGATCTTGAAAAAGGTGAAGGAAATGGAGTCTACAACAGAGGTGATTGTTTTGACAGGGCAAGGTTCTATTGAAAATGCCGTTCAAGCTATAAAATTAGGTGCGTACGATTACCTCACAAAACAGTGCCGTTTGAGCGAACTTGATGCATTATTGCAAAAAGCATTGGAAAAAAGACAGTTAAACAGGGAGAATGCACATCTCAGAAGATTGGTAAAAAGTGTCCGGGAAACCCCTGTAATGATCGGAAACAGCATCGCAATGAATGCTGTTTATAAAATGATCGACAAGGTGGCTCCATCAGATTCCATTGTTTTGATTCAGGGGGAAAGTGGCACAGGAAAGGAACTCATTGCTCAGACACTCCATCTGCGTAGTACACGGGCAAATAAACCATTCGTGGTTGTTAACTGTGCCACCTTGCAGGAAACTTTATTAGAAAGTGAACTTTTTGGACATACGAAAGGGGCATTTACCGGCGCCACAGAATCACGGATGGGACTGTTCGAAGCAGCAGACGGAGGTACGCTGTTTCTGGACGAGATTGGAGAACTCACCGTTAACACACAGGCAAAGCTCCTTCGCGTTGTTCAATCAGGCGAGGTCCGGCGCATTGGTGACAATAAAGCAATTACTGTAGATACCCGTATCATTGCTGCTACCCATAAAAATCTGGCTACAGAAGTAAAAAATGGAAGATTCAGGGAAGACCTCTATTTCAGGTTAAACGTGATTACTCTATCTCTTCCCTCCTTGAGAGAAAGGCGGGAAGACATCCCCCTTTTAATCAACTATTTTCTTGAAAACTTTTGCCGGGATATGCCGAAAAAGAAAATACTTCCCGAAGCATTAACGGCAATGACCCAATACACCTGGCCAGGTAACGTGCGCGAATTAGAAAACACCATGGAACGTCTGGTAGTACTGGCAGAAGGCGAGAACATCGCCATTGAGGATTTACCAGAAAATATTCGCGGAATATCCTCTTCCCGGAACGCAATCGAGGGCACAGAAGGAACTCTTTCGGATGTGGAGAAGAAGTATATACTTAAGGTACTACACGAAAAACGGTGGAATAAAACCCTTGCCGCAGAAGCCCTTGGTATATCTCTGAAAACGTTATACAATAAATTAAAAGTGTACAATATTGATTTGTAA
- a CDS encoding diguanylate cyclase has protein sequence MKYINPLSSQVMKFLIIDDNPADRELIMRLLQKEFHSSKFTNVIEQRDFDEAITRRDFNMVITEYCLSWTDGLWILKSIKERFPYIPVIMVTHTERKEIDAEGMKSGLSNIIHKKHLHLLPAAVRESVERVELLKRFERCCGVHATMRILAESTTLLEAIPKILQTICESLDWTLGEFWTMDNKTDKLRFIEVWHKPSVKVSAFETLRRQIVLSPGSGLPGSVYASRKPVWITDVVNDVNFHRAAIAAKEGLRGALGFPIMAGNEVLGVFVFLSREIQQMDEDLLMILTTIGSQIGQFIKQKQAEEALHHAQEKLEMQLRERTTAMAQSNEALRKKIIEHKMADEALRESEERFGKLAEKVRLIPWEADARTWKFTYIGPQAIEILGYAPETWYTANFWAEHIHPEDRKWAVNYCAEMSMLHENYEFEYRTLTADGQIVWLRDIVNVVRDEAGPKILRGFMIDITKRKRIEEELKALNESLEKRIEERTKELVKANEELQVKIAERKMIEDALYASEARYRDLFENSPVSLCEEDLSEVKTCIDSLRESGITDFRTYFDNHSEVIHTCAAKVKIIDVNKATLNMYKAKNKKQILRGLSQSFDKELFDVYKQAVIALAEGKTSFEAEVFTRTLMGSKNCMVLRLSISPGFEQTWARVVVSLTDITERKWIEDALKRRILLEKTIASISTRFVILSDFNNTIYKSLADAGRLSKAGRAYLFQFRDNGKIMDNTHEWCDEGVTPEIQNLQDLPTSMFPWFMENLRAGNVIHIPDVSKMPPERDFDKAFLEKQGIKSLLVLPVYADADLAGFLGFDNVVTAGPWHEEDITLLRIMSEIIGSAIARKRSEALITYMAYHDTLTSLPNRNLLKDRLQVAVVHAKRNKSMAAVMVLDLDNFKTINDTLGHHVGDLLLRAVAERLIRCVRESDTVARTGGDEFTVILYDLVHVEDAATVAQKFLDALYQPFQFEGHEVNITTSIGISLYPLDAEETESLVKNADIAMYLSKEHGKNTYRFYKSDMNTHV, from the coding sequence ATGAAGTACATAAATCCATTATCGAGTCAAGTTATGAAATTTCTCATTATAGACGACAATCCTGCTGATAGAGAACTCATCATGCGTTTATTGCAGAAGGAATTCCATAGTTCCAAATTTACAAATGTTATCGAACAAAGGGATTTTGATGAAGCAATTACCCGGCGTGATTTTAACATGGTGATTACCGAATATTGTCTTAGCTGGACTGATGGGTTGTGGATTCTCAAGAGTATCAAGGAACGGTTTCCTTACATACCAGTGATAATGGTTACTCATACGGAACGAAAGGAGATTGATGCGGAAGGTATGAAGTCTGGTCTGAGCAATATTATCCATAAGAAACATCTACACCTTCTTCCTGCGGCAGTGAGGGAGAGTGTAGAGAGGGTTGAATTGCTCAAACGGTTTGAACGATGTTGTGGAGTGCATGCCACAATGCGTATATTGGCTGAATCCACTACTCTTCTTGAAGCTATTCCAAAAATCCTCCAAACAATATGCGAAAGTCTGGATTGGACCCTTGGTGAGTTTTGGACCATGGACAACAAAACAGATAAACTGCGTTTCATTGAAGTCTGGCATAAGCCGTCAGTGAAGGTTTCAGCATTTGAGACACTGAGACGGCAGATCGTCCTTTCGCCTGGTAGTGGATTACCCGGAAGTGTTTACGCCAGCCGGAAACCTGTCTGGATCACAGATGTTGTCAACGATGTAAATTTCCATCGTGCGGCAATCGCTGCCAAAGAGGGATTGCGTGGGGCTCTGGGTTTCCCAATTATGGCTGGAAACGAAGTACTTGGCGTCTTCGTGTTCCTGAGCCGCGAGATACAACAGATGGACGAGGACCTGCTCATGATCCTGACCACCATCGGTAGCCAGATCGGTCAGTTCATCAAGCAAAAACAGGCGGAAGAGGCTCTGCATCATGCGCAGGAAAAGTTAGAAATGCAGCTCAGGGAACGCACCACCGCTATGGCACAATCCAATGAAGCCTTGAGAAAGAAAATCATTGAGCACAAGATGGCGGACGAAGCACTTCGGGAGAGCGAAGAGCGATTCGGGAAACTGGCAGAAAAGGTACGGCTAATCCCCTGGGAAGCAGACGCCAGGACATGGAAATTCACTTATATAGGCCCCCAGGCTATAGAGATCCTTGGCTATGCGCCGGAAACCTGGTATACAGCCAATTTCTGGGCCGAGCATATCCACCCGGAAGACCGCAAATGGGCAGTCAATTATTGTGCAGAGATGAGCATGCTGCATGAAAACTATGAATTTGAATACAGGACACTCACGGCAGATGGGCAAATCGTATGGTTGCGTGACATAGTCAATGTCGTCCGTGATGAGGCTGGACCAAAGATTTTACGCGGATTTATGATCGACATCACTAAACGCAAGCGAATAGAGGAAGAACTGAAGGCGCTTAACGAATCTTTGGAAAAGCGCATCGAGGAACGAACAAAGGAGTTAGTAAAGGCAAATGAAGAACTACAAGTAAAAATCGCCGAACGCAAAATGATAGAAGATGCACTGTATGCAAGTGAGGCTCGATACCGCGACCTCTTTGAGAATTCTCCAGTTTCTCTTTGTGAAGAAGATTTGTCAGAGGTTAAAACCTGCATTGATAGTCTACGAGAATCGGGAATCACAGATTTCAGGACATATTTTGATAATCATTCAGAAGTAATTCATACATGTGCTGCAAAGGTAAAGATTATTGATGTAAATAAGGCTACGTTGAATATGTACAAAGCAAAAAATAAAAAACAGATTCTTCGTGGCTTATCTCAGTCTTTCGACAAAGAATTATTCGATGTGTACAAGCAGGCAGTTATCGCTCTTGCGGAAGGTAAAACTTCGTTTGAGGCAGAAGTTTTCACCCGCACGCTTATGGGCTCAAAGAACTGCATGGTTTTGAGATTGTCCATATCACCTGGGTTTGAACAAACATGGGCAAGGGTAGTTGTTTCTCTTACAGACATCACTGAGCGAAAATGGATTGAGGATGCTCTCAAGCGTAGAATACTTCTTGAAAAGACGATTGCCAGTATATCCACAAGGTTTGTTATTCTTTCAGATTTTAATAATACTATTTATAAATCTCTGGCCGATGCAGGCCGATTAAGCAAAGCGGGGAGAGCCTATCTTTTTCAATTTCGCGATAACGGGAAAATCATGGATAACACCCATGAGTGGTGCGATGAGGGGGTCACACCCGAAATCCAGAATCTCCAGGATCTTCCCACTTCAATGTTTCCCTGGTTCATGGAGAACCTGCGTGCTGGTAATGTAATTCACATCCCCGACGTCTCGAAAATGCCGCCTGAGCGCGATTTTGATAAGGCATTCCTGGAAAAGCAGGGTATCAAATCGCTGTTGGTCTTGCCCGTATATGCTGATGCAGACCTGGCTGGATTTCTTGGTTTTGACAACGTCGTAACAGCCGGTCCATGGCATGAAGAAGATATAACCCTGCTCCGTATCATGTCAGAGATCATAGGAAGCGCAATCGCACGTAAGCGGTCGGAGGCTCTTATTACTTACATGGCTTACCATGATACCCTCACCAGCTTGCCCAATCGCAATCTATTGAAAGACCGACTTCAAGTGGCCGTGGTCCATGCAAAGCGAAATAAAAGTATGGCGGCAGTTATGGTTCTTGACCTGGACAACTTCAAAACCATCAATGACACGCTGGGACACCACGTAGGCGACTTACTGCTCAGGGCTGTTGCCGAACGATTGATACGATGTGTCCGTGAGAGTGATACGGTTGCCCGTACTGGCGGCGATGAATTTACGGTCATCCTTTATGATCTTGTCCATGTAGAGGACGCTGCTACTGTTGCACAGAAATTTCTTGATGCATTATACCAACCCTTTCAGTTCGAAGGCCATGAAGTCAACATCACCACCAGCATAGGTATTAGCCTTTATCCCCTGGATGCAGAGGAGACGGAAAGCCTGGTCAAAAACGCTGACATAGCTATGTACCTATCCAAGGAACATGGTAAAAATACCTATCGCTTCTACAAGTCTGATATGAATACCCACGTTTAA